In the Rhabdothermincola sediminis genome, one interval contains:
- a CDS encoding Flp family type IVb pilin: MLTSYEFVSAWLQARCKTDRGASLVEYALLVALIAVVCIVAIRFLGQSASDKFDSIGAEISGT, encoded by the coding sequence ATGCTCACGTCCTACGAATTCGTCAGCGCTTGGCTCCAGGCCCGCTGCAAGACCGACCGTGGTGCCTCGCTCGTCGAGTACGCGCTCCTCGTGGCCCTGATCGCCGTGGTGTGCATCGTGGCCATCCGGTTCCTCGGCCAGAGCGCCTCGGACAAGTTCGACTCGATCGGCGCGGAGATCTCGGGTACCTGA
- a CDS encoding Flp family type IVb pilin encodes MGYVDRGRDGLVGDRMRGDEGANLVEYLLLVSLICVICLVAVSAFRKEVDKKFVYSASEISVAGR; translated from the coding sequence ATGGGGTACGTCGATCGCGGCCGGGACGGGCTTGTAGGGGACCGCATGCGAGGAGACGAGGGCGCGAACCTCGTTGAGTATCTGCTCCTCGTCAGCCTCATCTGCGTCATCTGCCTCGTTGCGGTGAGTGCGTTCCGCAAGGAGGTCGACAAGAAGTTCGTCTACTCGGCCTCAGAGATCAGCGTCGCAGGCCGCTGA
- a CDS encoding type II secretion system F family protein — protein sequence MLILGGLLLGGAIALIVYTLLSQVNEKAVVRSSLRQLEGYEVENVRDQELLAPITERALMPILGGLTSLGRRFTPVGYVDGVRKKFIYAGQGSADAVDRFLAIRVVTVALVPLVFIFAFIWNPLRLEGMTQLAAFLLLSFALLAGPDASLSRKVEARQHQLQVTLPDILDLLTISVEAGLGFEQALDRVIVAVPGPLSEEFARMLGETRAGASRADAMRALEARTNVPEVRSFVLAILQADTFGVSIGRVLRAQAEEMRVKRRQLAQERAQKAPVKMLIPMVFCIFPALFVIVLGPAIINIREAF from the coding sequence ATGCTCATTCTCGGAGGACTGCTGCTCGGCGGAGCGATCGCGCTGATCGTGTACACCCTGCTCTCGCAGGTGAACGAGAAAGCCGTCGTTCGATCCTCGCTGCGCCAACTCGAGGGCTACGAGGTCGAGAACGTCCGCGATCAGGAGCTCTTGGCCCCCATCACCGAACGGGCGCTCATGCCCATCCTCGGGGGGCTGACGAGCCTCGGTCGCCGGTTCACCCCGGTCGGCTACGTGGACGGGGTGCGCAAGAAGTTCATCTACGCGGGTCAGGGCAGCGCGGATGCGGTCGACCGCTTCTTGGCCATCCGGGTGGTGACGGTAGCGCTCGTGCCCCTGGTGTTCATCTTCGCGTTCATCTGGAACCCGCTGCGGCTCGAGGGCATGACGCAGCTCGCGGCCTTCCTCTTGTTGAGCTTCGCCCTGCTCGCCGGGCCGGACGCGTCCTTGAGCCGCAAGGTGGAGGCTCGTCAGCACCAGCTCCAGGTGACCCTGCCGGACATCCTGGACCTGCTCACCATCAGCGTCGAGGCCGGTCTCGGCTTCGAGCAGGCACTGGACCGGGTGATCGTCGCCGTGCCGGGGCCGCTCTCGGAGGAGTTCGCCCGGATGCTCGGGGAGACCCGAGCCGGCGCATCGAGGGCCGACGCGATGCGGGCGCTCGAAGCCCGCACGAACGTGCCCGAGGTCCGCTCGTTCGTCCTGGCCATCCTGCAGGCCGACACCTTCGGCGTGTCGATCGGCCGGGTGCTGCGGGCGCAGGCCGAGGAGATGCGGGTGAAGCGCCGCCAGCTCGCCCAGGAGCGAGCTCAGAAGGCTCCGGTCAAGATGCTCATCCCGATGGTGTTCTGCATCTTCCCGGCCCTGTTCGTCATCGTGCTCGGTCCCGCGATCATCAACATCCGCGAAGCGTTCTGA
- a CDS encoding type II secretion system F family protein, protein MRARRTLGAGALLALVVVSALSVAAAGAQSGSLLMVREADTVDPAQSRLQFLYTGDRSDVEAATLRENGQRVDTSVAPLPDSTPIDVALLFDTSDPMDTSGALVAAKDAAKQWVRNRTGAQKQSMRFAIYTMSDTATNLQGFTADEARLLSAIDRVGPARTEAASKKTALWQALRLAGDDLAEKKVQANVVVMTAQGDNVGPAGEDAAARGAIGNSNAMVFAAEYTNPRLNDGPIRAIVDRFGGTVLAADEGPQMGGLVGSVGEMISQQQYVARYRSEVPVGGVAELTLEVGGKSTAVDTVSGALTVGKPALQPAVTESSGGIAFLQGGVGLAVGIVLALVAVGGLAYGLTLVVVKDDGLSAVLRPYAEPMGEDDAESDSLVRTPLVQRAVEITEQVAAERGLLATTENALERANLPLRAGEALFFYVALVVVVTVLGLAWFGSLVGGLILGALAAIIPVAAVRIMAGLRKKKFMSQLPDTLQLLSGTLKAGYSLMQGVEAVSQEVEDPMGTELRRVVTEARLGRPLEEALEGTAERMDSNDFSWAVMAIRIQREVGGNLSELLLTVAETMTARERLRRDVAALTAEGRVSAMVLAILPIGLALAMYVLNPEYISRLFNTGLGNVLLGGAIVSMVIGFAWMKKIIDIEI, encoded by the coding sequence GTGCGGGCCCGCCGGACCCTCGGAGCCGGGGCGCTGCTGGCGCTGGTCGTCGTCTCGGCCTTGTCGGTCGCCGCCGCCGGTGCCCAGAGCGGATCGCTGCTCATGGTGCGCGAGGCCGACACGGTCGATCCTGCGCAATCCCGCCTCCAGTTCCTCTACACCGGCGACCGCAGTGATGTGGAGGCAGCCACGTTGAGGGAGAACGGGCAGCGGGTCGACACCAGCGTCGCACCGTTGCCCGACTCGACGCCGATCGACGTGGCGTTGCTGTTCGACACCTCGGATCCGATGGACACCTCTGGTGCCTTGGTCGCGGCCAAGGACGCGGCCAAGCAGTGGGTCAGGAACCGTACCGGGGCCCAGAAGCAGTCGATGCGCTTCGCGATCTACACGATGAGCGACACGGCCACCAACCTGCAGGGCTTCACGGCAGACGAGGCGCGGCTGCTGTCGGCGATCGACCGGGTGGGCCCGGCCCGGACGGAGGCCGCGAGCAAGAAGACGGCACTGTGGCAGGCACTCCGACTGGCGGGCGACGACCTGGCCGAGAAGAAGGTCCAGGCGAACGTCGTCGTGATGACCGCGCAAGGTGACAACGTCGGGCCCGCGGGGGAGGACGCCGCCGCGAGGGGGGCCATCGGCAACAGCAACGCCATGGTCTTCGCCGCCGAGTACACGAACCCGCGGCTCAACGACGGACCGATCCGGGCGATCGTGGACCGGTTCGGTGGGACAGTGCTGGCTGCTGACGAGGGCCCGCAGATGGGAGGGCTGGTTGGCAGCGTCGGCGAGATGATCTCCCAGCAGCAGTACGTGGCCCGCTACCGCTCCGAGGTCCCGGTCGGCGGCGTCGCCGAGCTGACCCTGGAGGTCGGCGGGAAGAGCACCGCCGTCGACACCGTCAGCGGCGCGTTGACGGTGGGGAAGCCGGCGCTGCAGCCGGCGGTCACCGAATCCTCCGGGGGCATCGCCTTCCTGCAGGGTGGTGTGGGCCTGGCGGTCGGGATCGTCCTCGCCTTGGTGGCGGTCGGCGGCTTGGCGTACGGCTTGACGCTGGTCGTCGTGAAGGACGATGGGCTCTCGGCGGTGCTGCGCCCGTATGCCGAGCCGATGGGTGAGGACGATGCCGAGAGCGACAGCCTGGTCCGTACCCCGCTGGTACAGCGTGCGGTGGAGATCACCGAGCAGGTGGCGGCGGAGCGGGGCTTGCTGGCAACCACCGAGAACGCCCTCGAGCGGGCGAACCTGCCCTTGCGGGCAGGCGAGGCCCTCTTCTTCTACGTGGCGCTCGTCGTGGTGGTGACGGTGCTCGGCCTGGCGTGGTTCGGCTCCCTGGTCGGTGGGCTGATCCTGGGGGCCCTGGCGGCCATCATCCCGGTCGCCGCGGTGCGCATCATGGCCGGGCTGCGCAAGAAGAAGTTCATGAGCCAGCTCCCCGACACGCTCCAGCTGCTGTCAGGCACCCTCAAGGCCGGCTACTCCCTCATGCAGGGGGTGGAGGCCGTCTCGCAAGAGGTCGAGGATCCGATGGGCACCGAGCTGCGTCGGGTGGTCACCGAGGCCAGGCTCGGGCGCCCGCTCGAAGAGGCGCTCGAGGGCACTGCCGAGCGGATGGACAGCAACGACTTCTCGTGGGCGGTGATGGCCATCCGCATCCAGCGGGAGGTGGGTGGCAACCTCTCCGAGCTCCTCTTGACGGTGGCGGAGACGATGACCGCACGCGAGCGGCTGCGTCGTGACGTGGCTGCTCTGACGGCCGAGGGTCGGGTGTCGGCGATGGTGCTCGCGATCCTGCCCATCGGTCTCGCGCTGGCCATGTACGTGCTGAACCCGGAGTACATCTCGAGGCTGTTCAACACCGGGCTCGGCAACGTCCTTCTCGGGGGCGCGATCGTCTCCATGGTGATCGGGTTCGCGTGGATGAAGAAGATCATCGACATCGAGATCTGA
- a CDS encoding CpaF family protein, with product MSLYKRLHDVQAAPATGAKRRDPVLDELRQKIHHTLIDELGPILYDKRLSEDDLRRRVNDQLHAALAQERAPLSAADKAQLIQDVSDDILGYGPIDRLLKDDEITEVMCNGPNAVYVERGGKLEKSTATFVDETHLRRIIDKIVGEVGRRIDEANPLCDARLPDGSRVNAVIHPLAIGGPFLTIRKFSKEKLQVDDLIRFGTLNAHAARFLQACVVGRLNIIVSGGTGTGKTTTLNVLSSFIPADERIVTVEDAKELQLHQEHVLSLEARPPNIEGRGEITIRDLVKNCLRMRPDRIVVGECRSGEALDMLQAMNTGHDGSLTTVHANSPRDTLARLETLVLMAGFDLPVRAIREQMASAIDLIVQLTRLRDGTRRITHISEVQGMEGDVITLQDVFLFDYGMGVDEHGRFKGHLKATGVRPKFTEKLADLGIRLGQEVFQPEGFARKAVSR from the coding sequence GTGTCGCTCTACAAGCGCCTCCATGACGTGCAAGCGGCGCCGGCGACGGGGGCGAAACGCCGCGACCCGGTCCTCGACGAGCTCCGTCAGAAGATCCACCACACGCTGATCGACGAGCTCGGGCCGATCCTCTACGACAAGCGGCTATCGGAGGATGATCTCCGCCGCCGGGTCAACGATCAGCTCCACGCCGCACTCGCCCAGGAGCGAGCCCCCCTCTCGGCTGCCGACAAGGCCCAGCTCATCCAGGACGTCTCCGACGACATCCTCGGGTACGGGCCGATCGACCGGCTGCTCAAGGACGACGAGATCACCGAGGTCATGTGTAACGGGCCGAACGCGGTCTACGTCGAGCGCGGGGGCAAGCTCGAGAAGTCGACGGCCACCTTCGTGGACGAGACGCACCTGCGCCGGATCATCGACAAGATCGTGGGTGAGGTCGGACGCCGCATCGACGAAGCCAATCCCCTGTGCGACGCGCGGCTCCCCGATGGGTCTCGCGTGAACGCGGTGATCCACCCGCTGGCGATCGGTGGACCGTTCCTCACGATCCGGAAGTTCAGCAAGGAGAAGCTGCAGGTCGACGACCTCATCCGCTTCGGCACGCTCAATGCCCACGCGGCGCGCTTCCTGCAGGCCTGTGTGGTCGGCCGGCTCAACATCATCGTCTCGGGTGGGACCGGCACGGGCAAGACCACGACGCTCAACGTGCTCTCGTCGTTCATCCCGGCCGACGAGCGCATCGTCACCGTCGAGGACGCCAAGGAGCTCCAGCTCCACCAGGAGCACGTCCTCAGCCTCGAGGCCCGGCCCCCGAACATCGAGGGCCGCGGCGAGATCACCATCCGCGACCTGGTGAAGAACTGCCTCCGTATGCGCCCCGACCGCATCGTGGTGGGGGAGTGCCGCTCGGGTGAGGCACTCGACATGCTCCAGGCGATGAACACCGGCCACGACGGCTCGTTGACCACGGTGCACGCGAACAGCCCCCGGGACACGCTCGCCCGCCTCGAGACCCTCGTGCTCATGGCCGGTTTCGACCTGCCCGTGCGGGCGATCCGGGAGCAGATGGCGTCCGCGATCGACCTCATCGTGCAGCTCACCCGGCTCCGTGACGGTACCCGGCGGATCACCCACATCTCCGAGGTGCAAGGCATGGAGGGCGATGTGATCACGCTCCAGGACGTCTTCCTCTTCGACTACGGCATGGGGGTCGACGAGCACGGCCGGTTCAAGGGACATCTCAAGGCGACCGGGGTCCGGCCGAAGTTCACCGAGAAGCTCGCCGACCTCGGTATCCGCCTGGGCCAGGAGGTCTTCCAGCCGGAGGGCTTCGCGCGCAAGGCGGTGAGCCGGTAG
- a CDS encoding AAA family ATPase, producing the protein MPRPVGGQVSGGGAPQVAVVVVDADQAVRSRLAMQLGQGATPFPSLSDLTARLSGQPVVVVLGPSFAGTVELTAAEQLLAARREVGAIMVTTELTTELLQRALRAGVKDVLQAPVDSGQLAEAVARVAATLTPAVSAPVPTSFAEGEGLGRVITVFSTKGGAGKSVIATNLAVVLAQRSERPVVLIDADLQFGDIAVMLKLAPQHTIVDAVSALDRLDLALMQSLLITHNPSGLRVLPAPLEPAFADQIGATEMVRIVELLRQFCAFVVIDTPAYFNDVVLGLIEESDDVLLVAGMDIPNIKNVKIGLQTLRLLNTPMEKVKLILNRANSKVKLDVGEVERTLGVQAEALVPSDVVVPQAVNKGEAVVLVAPKSGVAKSMEDLADLFIPVEGKKKRR; encoded by the coding sequence ATGCCCCGACCCGTGGGGGGCCAGGTCAGCGGTGGCGGTGCGCCGCAGGTCGCGGTGGTGGTCGTCGACGCCGACCAGGCCGTGCGTTCGCGGCTCGCCATGCAGCTCGGGCAGGGTGCGACGCCGTTCCCCTCCTTGAGCGACCTCACCGCCCGGCTGAGCGGCCAGCCGGTCGTGGTGGTGCTCGGTCCCTCGTTCGCGGGCACCGTCGAGCTGACGGCCGCGGAGCAGCTGCTGGCGGCCCGCCGGGAGGTGGGCGCCATCATGGTGACGACGGAGCTCACCACCGAGCTCCTCCAGCGGGCGCTGCGGGCCGGTGTCAAAGACGTGCTGCAGGCCCCCGTCGACAGCGGCCAACTGGCCGAGGCCGTGGCCCGGGTGGCCGCCACGCTCACCCCGGCGGTGTCGGCCCCCGTTCCCACCTCCTTCGCCGAAGGTGAGGGCCTCGGGCGGGTGATCACCGTGTTCTCCACCAAGGGGGGCGCGGGCAAGTCGGTGATCGCCACGAACCTGGCCGTAGTGCTCGCGCAACGGAGCGAGCGACCAGTGGTGCTGATCGACGCCGACCTGCAGTTCGGCGACATCGCCGTGATGTTGAAGCTCGCGCCGCAGCACACGATCGTCGACGCGGTCTCCGCGCTCGACCGGCTCGACCTCGCGCTGATGCAGAGCCTGCTCATCACCCACAACCCGTCCGGGCTGCGGGTGCTGCCGGCACCGCTGGAGCCGGCGTTCGCCGACCAGATCGGGGCGACCGAGATGGTCAGGATCGTCGAGCTGCTCAGGCAGTTCTGCGCGTTCGTCGTGATCGACACGCCGGCCTACTTCAACGACGTGGTGCTCGGCTTGATCGAGGAGAGCGACGACGTCCTGCTCGTCGCGGGCATGGACATCCCCAACATCAAGAACGTCAAGATCGGCTTGCAGACGTTGCGCCTGCTCAACACGCCGATGGAGAAGGTCAAGCTCATCCTCAACCGGGCGAACTCCAAGGTGAAGCTCGACGTGGGCGAGGTGGAGCGCACGCTCGGGGTGCAGGCGGAGGCGCTGGTCCCGAGCGACGTGGTGGTCCCCCAGGCGGTGAACAAGGGAGAGGCCGTCGTGCTCGTCGCGCCCAAGTCGGGCGTGGCCAAGTCGATGGAAGATCTAGCCGACCTGTTCATTCCGGTCGAAGGCAAGAAGAAGCGCCGGTAG
- the cpaB gene encoding Flp pilus assembly protein CpaB — MSSRRTLILLGAIAVGVVAALLLFNYVRGIEDRANNNAKRVDVFAAKAPIKRGIPGKTAVEDGSIGTSKIPQEFKPSTAIASTDEIIKKVALFDIPAGAVIIQGMFVDPAAAQVTFRARLKNPDHVAITVSVDQVRGVGGFLQPGDEVNILVFQDIDTEGAKVTAASPGELPATYVLDSIARYLYQKVQILAVGQNALQTPGEQASTTGTQASAAQAGNTGLITFNVPPQAAQLIAMAQQGGSIYLTLVAEDYQPRPLPPPAPIGSTLPGEDPAQLTPYGPAGNEE; from the coding sequence GTGAGCTCTCGGAGAACGCTGATCCTGCTGGGCGCCATCGCCGTCGGGGTCGTGGCCGCGCTGTTGCTGTTCAACTACGTGCGCGGCATCGAGGACCGGGCGAACAACAACGCCAAGCGGGTCGACGTGTTCGCCGCCAAGGCGCCGATCAAGCGGGGGATCCCGGGGAAGACGGCGGTGGAGGACGGCTCCATCGGGACCTCGAAGATCCCCCAGGAGTTCAAGCCGTCGACGGCCATCGCCAGCACCGATGAGATCATCAAGAAGGTGGCGCTCTTCGACATCCCGGCGGGCGCGGTGATCATCCAGGGGATGTTCGTGGATCCCGCTGCTGCGCAGGTCACCTTCCGGGCACGCCTGAAGAACCCTGATCACGTGGCGATCACCGTCTCGGTCGACCAGGTGCGTGGCGTCGGCGGGTTCCTACAGCCTGGCGACGAGGTGAACATCCTGGTCTTCCAGGACATCGACACGGAGGGGGCGAAGGTGACCGCCGCCTCTCCGGGCGAGCTGCCCGCCACCTACGTGCTGGATTCGATCGCTCGGTACCTGTACCAGAAGGTCCAGATCCTCGCCGTCGGGCAGAACGCCCTCCAGACCCCGGGCGAGCAGGCCAGTACCACCGGGACCCAGGCCAGCGCGGCACAGGCAGGCAACACCGGGCTCATCACCTTCAACGTGCCCCCGCAGGCCGCGCAGCTGATCGCGATGGCCCAGCAGGGCGGGAGCATCTACCTGACCCTGGTCGCCGAGGACTACCAGCCCCGACCGCTGCCGCCGCCGGCCCCCATCGGTTCGACGCTCCCGGGCGAGGATCCGGCTCAGTTGACGCCCTACGGACCGGCGGGGAACGAGGAGTGA
- the rpsA gene encoding 30S ribosomal protein S1 yields the protein MGTFDEEGRYVPRQVVEDDLGGMSIDEAYTQTMVDVEDGQIVEGTVVKVDRDEVLLDIGYKSEGVIPARELSIRNDVDPAEIVSLGDRVEALVLQKEDKEGRLVLSKKRAQYERAWGAIEKTKEEDGVVTGPVIEVVKGGLILDIGLRGFLPASLVELRRVRDLQPYVGRTLEAKIIELDKNRNNVVLSRRAWLEETQKEQREDFLHNLKPGEVRKGVVSSVVNFGAFVDLGGMDGLIHVSELSWKHVDHPGSVVQVGDEVEVQVLDVDLDRERISLSLKATQQDPWQEFASNHRVGELVYGRVTKLVPFGAFVQVGDGIEGLVHISEMSAHHVDLPEQVVTPGEELWVKIIDLDLQRRRISLSIKQAAEGGVVAAEYQEHFGEHAYDEEGNYIGAAEFEATEGQEAWAEYFAEQGQVAGAEGVGATGTDEPAEPGDPPSTAES from the coding sequence ATGGGCACCTTCGACGAGGAGGGGCGCTACGTGCCCCGGCAGGTCGTCGAGGACGACCTGGGCGGCATGTCGATCGACGAGGCGTACACCCAGACCATGGTCGACGTCGAGGACGGGCAGATCGTGGAGGGCACGGTCGTCAAGGTCGACCGCGACGAGGTCCTGCTGGACATCGGCTACAAGTCCGAGGGCGTCATCCCGGCCCGCGAGCTATCGATCCGCAACGATGTCGATCCGGCGGAGATCGTCTCGTTGGGTGATCGCGTCGAGGCTCTCGTCCTGCAGAAGGAGGACAAGGAGGGTCGGCTGGTCCTGTCCAAGAAGCGGGCCCAGTACGAGCGGGCCTGGGGTGCCATCGAGAAGACCAAGGAGGAAGACGGCGTCGTCACCGGCCCGGTCATCGAGGTGGTCAAGGGCGGGCTCATCCTCGACATCGGGCTGCGGGGCTTCCTCCCCGCGTCACTCGTGGAGCTGCGACGGGTCCGCGACCTGCAGCCCTACGTGGGCCGGACGCTCGAGGCCAAGATCATCGAGCTCGACAAGAACCGCAACAACGTGGTGCTGTCGCGCCGAGCCTGGCTCGAGGAGACCCAAAAGGAGCAGCGGGAGGACTTCCTCCACAACCTCAAGCCGGGCGAGGTGCGCAAGGGCGTCGTCTCGTCGGTGGTCAACTTCGGCGCCTTCGTCGACCTGGGGGGGATGGACGGACTCATCCACGTGTCGGAGCTGTCCTGGAAGCATGTCGACCATCCCGGCTCGGTGGTCCAGGTGGGCGACGAGGTGGAGGTGCAGGTCCTCGACGTCGACCTCGACCGGGAGCGCATCAGCCTGTCGCTGAAGGCCACCCAGCAGGACCCGTGGCAGGAGTTCGCGTCGAACCACCGGGTGGGAGAGTTGGTCTACGGGCGGGTGACCAAGCTGGTCCCGTTCGGCGCCTTCGTGCAGGTGGGCGACGGCATCGAGGGGCTGGTGCACATCTCGGAGATGTCCGCGCACCACGTCGACCTGCCCGAGCAGGTGGTCACTCCGGGTGAGGAGCTGTGGGTCAAGATCATCGATCTCGATCTCCAGCGTCGCCGCATCAGCCTGTCGATCAAGCAAGCCGCCGAAGGTGGGGTGGTGGCCGCCGAGTACCAGGAGCACTTCGGCGAGCACGCGTACGACGAAGAAGGCAACTACATCGGGGCAGCCGAGTTCGAGGCGACCGAGGGCCAGGAGGCTTGGGCGGAGTACTTCGCCGAGCAGGGGCAGGTGGCCGGTGCCGAAGGCGTTGGTGCGACGGGCACGGACGAGCCGGCCGAACCGGGCGACCCACCGAGCACGGCGGAAAGCTGA
- a CDS encoding class I SAM-dependent methyltransferase, whose product MSGSHWFEELADHLGEAYLRYSFTKGSRQEVTFLVEQLGLRPGDRVLDVGCGPGRHAHLLGELGIAVHGVDISATFVDLARRGAPPNVTFERLDARALPFDGEFEAAISLCQGAFGLAGGPVDDASLLGGPGWVDPDGEVLAGMARAVRPGGAVAVSAFSAYFAVRFLEESDTFDAEAGVNHERTSIRDPAGVERAAELWTSCFTPRELRLLAVAAGLTVRSIWSVTPGAYAANRPDLDHPELLLIAHRP is encoded by the coding sequence GTGAGCGGGTCGCACTGGTTCGAGGAGCTCGCCGACCACCTCGGTGAGGCGTACCTGCGGTACTCGTTCACCAAGGGCAGTCGTCAGGAGGTCACCTTCCTGGTCGAGCAGCTGGGCCTGCGGCCAGGCGATCGGGTGCTCGACGTGGGCTGTGGCCCCGGGCGGCACGCTCACTTGCTCGGCGAGCTGGGCATCGCCGTGCACGGGGTCGACATCTCCGCCACCTTCGTCGACCTCGCGCGCCGGGGTGCTCCGCCGAACGTGACCTTCGAGCGGCTCGACGCTCGGGCCCTGCCGTTCGACGGGGAGTTCGAGGCGGCGATCTCGCTGTGTCAGGGAGCCTTCGGCCTCGCCGGCGGCCCCGTCGACGACGCGTCGCTGCTGGGTGGGCCGGGCTGGGTGGACCCTGACGGGGAGGTCCTGGCGGGCATGGCCCGAGCGGTGCGGCCGGGTGGTGCGGTGGCCGTCTCGGCATTCTCCGCGTACTTCGCGGTCCGGTTCCTCGAGGAGTCGGACACCTTCGATGCGGAGGCCGGGGTCAACCACGAGCGCACCAGCATCAGAGACCCCGCGGGGGTGGAGCGTGCCGCGGAGCTCTGGACGAGCTGCTTCACCCCGCGGGAGCTGCGACTCCTCGCGGTGGCAGCAGGGTTGACGGTCCGGTCCATCTGGTCCGTGACCCCGGGCGCCTACGCCGCCAACCGTCCCGACCTGGACCATCCGGAGCTGCTGCTCATCGCGCACCGACCCTGA